Below is a genomic region from Burkholderiales bacterium.
CGCCTGTGCGGTTGCGATGAGGTCTTTTTCTGATGCCATGGGGTTCTCCTGCGGGGGCTGACTAAGGTGGGGGCTGACGCCGGGCTGGTATTCTAGCGCCGCCCCTCGCGGGGCGGCCACGGGGCGCAAAACGCGTACCTAAGCATGGCGGTGCTCGCCGACTTTGACGATCTTCATGGTGTTGGTGCCGCCGGCCTTGCCGTAGGGCTCGCCGATCGTGAGCACCATGTAGTCGCCGCGCTGCACCGCACCGCGCTTCAGGAGCTCGTCTTCCGCCATGGCCAGCGCCTTCTCCGGATCGCGCGCGCCCTTGAACTTGACCGGATAGACGCCGCGGAAGAGCGTCACCTTGCGGCGGGTCTCGATCACCGAGCTCATGGCGTACACCGGCACGGCGCTGGCGAAGCGCGACATGAGGAGCGCGGTCTTGCCGCTCTGCGTCATCGCGGCGATGGCCTTGATGTTGAGATTGTTGGAGGTGAAGATCGTCGCGCGCGCGATCGCCTCCTCGACCTCCGAGGGCGGCAGCTCGCGGCGCCGCTCGACCGCGATGAGGTCCTCCTTCTCCGCTTCGACGCATACCCGCGCCATCGCCGCGACGGTCTCGGCGGGATACTTGCCCGTGGCGGTCTCGGCGGAGAGCATCACCGCATCGGTGCCGTCGAGGACCGCGTTCGCGACGTCCGACACTTCGGCGCGGGTCGGGATCGGGCTGGTGATCATCGACTCCATCATCTGCGTCGCGGTGATCACCGGGCGGTTCTTCTCTCGTGCGAGGCGGATCATGCGTTTTTGTAATGCCGGGATGACGGCATCGCCGACCTCGACCGCGAGGTCGCCCCTCGCGACCATGATCGCGTCGGTCGCATCGAGGATCTCGTCGAGCGCGGTGATCGCTTCCGCGCGCTCGATCTTGGCGACGATGAGGCTGTTGCCGCCGGCCTTGATCATGAGCTGGCGCGCCCAGCGGATGTCTTCGCCCGAGCGCGGAAACGACACGCCGAGGAAATCGGCCTTGAGCTCGGCCGCGGTCTCGATGTCGCGCATGTCCTTCTCGGTGAGCGCGGGCGCGGTGAGGCCGCCGCCGAGGCGGTTGATGCCTTTGTTGTTCGAGAGCACGCCGCCCTGCTCGACCACCGTGCTGATGCGAGAGCCGCGCACGCCCGACACGCCGAGCACGATGCGGCCGTCGTCGAGCAGCAGCGTATCGCCCTTGCGCACATCCTTCGGCAGGTTCTTGTAATCGAGGCCGACGCCGCCGATGTCGCCCATCGTGCGCTCGGCGTCGAGCACGAAGCTCTCGCCGCCGACGAGGTTGATGCTGCCGTCGCTGAACTTGCCGATGCGGATCTTCGGGCCCTGCAGGTCGACGAGCACGCCCACCGCGCGGCCGGCCTTGCGCGCGAGGCTGCGCACCAGCTCGACGCGCTTCTTGTGCTCGGCCGCGGTGCCGTGCGAGAAGTTCATGCGCACGACGTCGAGACCGGCTTCGATCATGCGCGAGAGCGTCTTGGCGTCGCTCGACGCAGGTCCGAGGGTGGCGACGATCTTCGTGCGGCGCTGATTCATGAGGCGGCCCTTTGTTCGAGAATTTCGATGGCGGGAAGCTTCTTACCCTCGAGGAACTCGAGGAAAGCGCCGCCGCCCGTCGAGATGTAGGAGATGCGGTCCGCAATCCTGTACTTCGCGACGGCCGCAAGGGTGTCGCCTCCTCCCGCGATGGAGAAGGCCGGGGACTCGACGATCGCTTCGGCGATGCGCTTCGTGCCGTTGGCGAACTGGTCGAACTCGAATACGCCGACCGGACCGTTCCAGACGATCGTTCCGGCTTGCTTCAACGACTGCGCGAGCGCTTCGGCGGTCTCGGGACCGATGTCGAGGATGAGGTCGTCGTCGGCGACTTGCGAGGCGCTCTTGGTTTCCGCTTTCGCGCTTTCCGCGAATTCCTTCGCGGTGACGACGTCGCTCGGAACCGGCACCGAGCCGCCTTTGGCCTTCAGCACGTCGGCGATCTTCTTCGTTTCGTCGACAAGCTCGGGCTCGGCGAGCGACTTGCCGATCTTGCCGCCGGCAGCGAGCAGGAACGTGTTGGCGATGCCGCCGCCGACGATGAGCTGGTCGACCTTGTCGGCGAGCGACGCGAGGATCGTGAGCTTGGTCGACACCTTCGAGCCGCCGACGATCGCGACCAGCGGCCGCGCCGGCTTCTCCAGTGCGCGCGACAACGCGTCGATCTCCGCGGCCATCAGCGGTCCGGCGCACGCGACCTTGGCGAAGCGCGCGATGCCGTGCGT
It encodes:
- the pyk gene encoding pyruvate kinase; this translates as MNQRRTKIVATLGPASSDAKTLSRMIEAGLDVVRMNFSHGTAAEHKKRVELVRSLARKAGRAVGVLVDLQGPKIRIGKFSDGSINLVGGESFVLDAERTMGDIGGVGLDYKNLPKDVRKGDTLLLDDGRIVLGVSGVRGSRISTVVEQGGVLSNNKGINRLGGGLTAPALTEKDMRDIETAAELKADFLGVSFPRSGEDIRWARQLMIKAGGNSLIVAKIERAEAITALDEILDATDAIMVARGDLAVEVGDAVIPALQKRMIRLAREKNRPVITATQMMESMITSPIPTRAEVSDVANAVLDGTDAVMLSAETATGKYPAETVAAMARVCVEAEKEDLIAVERRRELPPSEVEEAIARATIFTSNNLNIKAIAAMTQSGKTALLMSRFASAVPVYAMSSVIETRRKVTLFRGVYPVKFKGARDPEKALAMAEDELLKRGAVQRGDYMVLTIGEPYGKAGGTNTMKIVKVGEHRHA
- a CDS encoding phosphoglycerate kinase, translating into MPILKMSDLDLSNKRVLIREDFNVPLKDGNIADDTRIRAALPGIRLALEKNAALMLTSHLGRPKEGVFEESESLAPVAVHLSKLLGKEVALKRDWLDGVDVKPGEVVLLENCRFNKGEKKNDEALSKKMAALCDIYVNDAFGTAHRAEATTHGIARFAKVACAGPLMAAEIDALSRALEKPARPLVAIVGGSKVSTKLTILASLADKVDQLIVGGGIANTFLLAAGGKIGKSLAEPELVDETKKIADVLKAKGGSVPVPSDVVTAKEFAESAKAETKSASQVADDDLILDIGPETAEALAQSLKQAGTIVWNGPVGVFEFDQFANGTKRIAEAIVESPAFSIAGGGDTLAAVAKYRIADRISYISTGGGAFLEFLEGKKLPAIEILEQRAAS